A region from the Candidatus Kryptobacter tengchongensis genome encodes:
- a CDS encoding NADH-quinone oxidoreductase subunit C, whose amino-acid sequence MKDKVIEKLTSLFKDNIIEVSEFRGELTIVVKKEKILEICKFLKEDQELSFDYLVDICGVDYYREKNRFAVVYNLWSLKNKFRLRLKVYADEPDLVVPSVTSVWSAANWHERETFDMFGIKFSGHPDLRRIYMPEDFEYYPLRKDFPLQGIPGSIPLPGQEKVKIQRD is encoded by the coding sequence ATGAAAGATAAAGTAATTGAAAAACTAACCAGCCTGTTTAAGGACAACATAATTGAAGTTTCCGAATTTCGTGGTGAGCTCACCATAGTTGTTAAAAAAGAAAAAATCCTTGAGATTTGTAAGTTTCTAAAGGAAGATCAAGAACTTTCATTTGATTATCTTGTGGATATTTGCGGTGTTGATTATTATCGCGAAAAAAATAGGTTTGCAGTTGTATATAACTTGTGGTCGCTTAAAAATAAGTTCAGACTGAGATTAAAGGTTTATGCCGATGAACCCGATCTTGTTGTCCCATCTGTAACTTCTGTATGGTCAGCTGCAAACTGGCATGAGCGTGAAACATTTGATATGTTTGGAATTAAATTTTCAGGTCATCCTGATTTAAGAAGGATTTACATGCCTGAGGATTTTGAATACTATCCATTGAGAAAAGATTTCCCATTGCAAGGAATACCAGGTTCAATTCCATTACCCGGGCAGGAAAAAGTAAAAATTCAACGGGATTGA
- a CDS encoding Coenzyme F420-reducing hydrogenase, alpha subunit produces the protein MKDKSIRVDYLARVEGEGALYIKVKNGYVVDVKLKIFEPPRFFEAFLRGRNFMEVPDITARICGICPIAYQMSSSHAIENAFGVKVDGVIRELRRLIYCGEWIESHALHVFMLHLPDFLGYDDVIQMAKDYPDIVQKALRLKKIGNEIVRIIGGREIHPINIRVGGFYKAPAKSDLKKIEDDLKWARDFSVESIKFLATLEFPEFEQDYEFVALSHPNEYPFNEGRIVSNKGLNIAVNEYDSNFIEEHLPHSNALHSRVINRGAYFVGPLARFNLNFDKLSDLAREIALEVGFKPECKNPFKSILARAVETLYACDEALRIIANYEEPHKPYVDFEVKPGIGYGCTEAPRGILYHRYKIDEKGIILDAKIVPPTSQNLKMIESDLWKFSATYLNLPDDELTWKCEQAIRNYDPCISCATHFLKLYIERE, from the coding sequence TTTAGCACGAGTTGAGGGAGAGGGAGCACTTTACATTAAAGTTAAAAATGGTTATGTTGTTGATGTGAAACTTAAAATTTTTGAACCCCCGAGATTTTTTGAGGCTTTTTTGAGGGGAAGAAACTTTATGGAAGTTCCAGACATCACTGCAAGGATTTGCGGCATTTGCCCCATAGCTTATCAAATGAGCTCTTCGCACGCCATTGAAAATGCTTTTGGAGTTAAAGTTGATGGAGTTATCAGAGAGCTTAGAAGATTGATTTATTGTGGTGAATGGATAGAAAGCCACGCTTTACATGTTTTTATGCTTCATCTGCCAGATTTTCTTGGGTATGATGATGTGATTCAGATGGCGAAGGATTATCCAGACATCGTTCAAAAGGCATTACGCTTAAAGAAAATTGGAAACGAAATAGTTAGAATTATCGGTGGGAGGGAAATTCATCCAATTAATATCAGGGTTGGTGGGTTCTATAAAGCACCAGCGAAAAGTGATTTAAAGAAAATTGAGGATGATTTGAAATGGGCGAGGGATTTTTCGGTTGAGTCAATTAAATTTCTCGCAACCCTTGAGTTCCCGGAATTTGAACAGGATTATGAGTTTGTTGCTTTAAGTCATCCGAATGAGTATCCGTTTAATGAGGGGAGAATAGTTTCAAATAAAGGGCTCAATATCGCTGTGAATGAATATGATAGCAACTTTATTGAGGAACATCTTCCGCATTCTAATGCTTTGCATTCAAGAGTTATAAATAGAGGCGCTTATTTTGTTGGACCGCTTGCGAGATTTAATTTGAATTTTGATAAATTATCAGATCTTGCCAGGGAAATCGCGCTTGAGGTTGGATTTAAGCCTGAATGTAAGAATCCTTTCAAGAGCATACTTGCACGGGCTGTTGAGACTCTTTATGCCTGTGATGAGGCATTGAGAATAATTGCAAATTATGAAGAACCACATAAGCCTTATGTTGATTTTGAGGTAAAACCTGGTATAGGTTATGGATGTACCGAAGCACCAAGAGGAATTCTTTATCATAGATACAAGATTGATGAAAAGGGTATAATCCTTGATGCTAAAATTGTGCCTCCAACTTCACAAAACTTAAAGATGATAGAAAGCGACCTGTGGAAATTCAGCGCAACTTATCTAAATCTACCTGATGATGAATTGACATGGAAGTGTGAGCAAGCTATTAGAAATTATGACCCGTGTATTTCATGTGCAACTCACTTTCTGAAGCTTTATATTGAGAGAGAATAG
- a CDS encoding hydrogenase maturation protease, whose protein sequence is MRENSNKNFLVVGIGNAFRGDDALGLLIARFLKRYFAGRVKIVEVDISFDELIQTWGKFQLVIIIDAVKSEGDEIGKVYRFELWEAEIPSKLEFFSTHALGVAEYINLAKVLGNLPAKVIIYGIVGKHFNFGDPISPEVKSSCREVIKQILCDCDVR, encoded by the coding sequence TTGAGAGAGAATAGCAATAAAAATTTTTTAGTTGTAGGGATAGGAAACGCTTTTCGTGGTGATGACGCACTTGGGCTTTTAATTGCGAGATTTTTGAAAAGATATTTTGCTGGCAGAGTTAAAATTGTTGAAGTTGATATATCTTTTGATGAGTTGATCCAGACTTGGGGGAAGTTTCAGCTTGTTATCATTATTGACGCTGTTAAATCTGAAGGCGACGAAATTGGCAAGGTTTATCGCTTTGAACTTTGGGAGGCTGAAATACCTTCTAAGTTAGAATTTTTCTCAACTCACGCCTTGGGGGTAGCTGAATATATCAATCTTGCGAAGGTTTTGGGAAATTTACCAGCGAAGGTTATTATTTATGGAATTGTTGGTAAACATTTCAATTTTGGCGATCCTATATCACCCGAAGTTAAAAGTTCGTGTAGGGAGGTTATAAAGCAAATTTTGTGTGATTGCGACGTGAGATAA
- a CDS encoding Por secretion system C-terminal sorting domain-containing protein encodes MRFATISLALILTLSLSTSTFSQEQPQWTSKWYCVYATYDDETNGTGHNTASVGVLKENTFIACVTTYNARSFLVPYVNADSAVGRLYYYGYGSSGIGNFFLPWTNPNDVFDEVLMRNAWFILTTPKDSLIYVANNDERHNILVFKFTGDTILPTPYRLETGDNIIFSFDLDANGNIFVINDSSYGKTDDIKIFPSIESNKTAWETHTITPLNTIDLPDGVYKGIEVNNEGTWLFVSYSDTTQRKVVKYVGSIQTGYQIDTKFNFQLGEGDTGATSVWKASPIGLEYLDENNLLFVACAVWRPSPLSMGYPYGRIYVLNGTTGEPIDTIDIAKWNFIMTGGYNLRENGTKPGNASGYTSVYDVKFDEKKNLYTQSYYGWTVDKWVYQGTLPVIPLKVEKLNDEIPNGYELKQNYPNPFNPTTTIEFSIPMRQSVTLKIYTILGQEIATLVDEVLDPGTYRVIFDASKFATGSYIYTLKAGKYIESKKLMFLK; translated from the coding sequence ATGCGATTTGCCACTATTTCTTTGGCACTAATACTTACCCTTTCACTTTCAACATCAACATTTTCTCAGGAACAACCACAATGGACATCAAAATGGTATTGCGTTTATGCAACTTATGATGATGAAACTAACGGAACAGGACATAATACCGCAAGTGTTGGAGTGTTAAAAGAAAATACTTTTATCGCCTGTGTTACAACTTACAACGCAAGAAGCTTTCTTGTGCCTTATGTAAATGCAGATTCAGCTGTTGGGCGTCTTTACTATTATGGATATGGTTCTTCTGGGATTGGCAATTTCTTCCTCCCCTGGACAAATCCAAATGATGTTTTTGATGAGGTCTTGATGAGAAACGCATGGTTTATTTTAACAACCCCAAAGGATAGTTTAATTTATGTTGCAAATAATGATGAAAGACACAATATACTCGTTTTTAAATTCACAGGAGACACGATTCTCCCAACACCTTATCGTCTTGAAACCGGTGATAATATAATTTTTTCATTTGATTTAGATGCAAACGGAAACATTTTTGTCATTAACGATAGCAGTTATGGAAAAACTGATGACATTAAGATTTTCCCATCAATTGAAAGCAATAAAACAGCCTGGGAAACTCATACAATCACTCCACTTAATACGATTGACTTACCTGACGGAGTTTATAAGGGAATTGAGGTCAACAATGAAGGAACTTGGCTTTTCGTTTCCTACTCTGATACAACTCAAAGAAAAGTTGTAAAATATGTTGGCTCAATTCAAACAGGATATCAAATTGACACTAAATTTAATTTTCAACTTGGGGAGGGAGATACGGGGGCAACTTCTGTTTGGAAAGCAAGCCCGATTGGTCTTGAATACCTTGATGAAAACAACCTGCTATTCGTTGCGTGCGCCGTCTGGAGACCATCTCCTCTTTCAATGGGTTATCCTTATGGCAGAATTTACGTTCTAAACGGAACGACGGGTGAACCGATTGATACGATAGATATAGCGAAATGGAATTTTATTATGACAGGCGGATATAACCTTAGGGAAAACGGGACCAAGCCTGGGAATGCTTCTGGATATACCTCTGTTTATGATGTAAAATTTGACGAGAAGAAAAATCTTTACACTCAATCTTACTATGGTTGGACAGTTGATAAATGGGTTTATCAAGGAACTTTGCCCGTCATACCATTAAAAGTTGAAAAATTAAATGATGAAATTCCAAATGGATATGAACTGAAACAAAATTATCCAAATCCGTTCAACCCAACTACTACGATTGAATTTTCAATTCCAATGCGACAAAGTGTAACATTAAAAATTTATACGATTTTGGGTCAAGAAATCGCAACTCTCGTTGATGAAGTTCTTGATCCAGGGACTTACAGGGTGATATTTGACGCAAGCAAATTTGCAACGGGATCATACATTTACACTTTAAAGGCGGGGAAGTATATTGAAAGCAAAAAGTTAATGTTCCTCAAGTGA
- a CDS encoding tRNA(adenine34) deaminase translates to MREHRYWMEYALKEAQKAFELGEVPVGAVIVYKGQIIAKGYNQVETLKDATAHAEMIALSAAYNYFQAWRLDGCTIYVTLEPCPMCAGAIVLSRIDKVVFGAYDFKAGACGSVYNIAGDGNLNHKVEVIGGIMGDEAQSLLKVFFERLRNSEMGRF, encoded by the coding sequence ATGCGTGAGCATAGGTATTGGATGGAGTATGCTTTAAAAGAGGCGCAGAAGGCTTTTGAACTTGGTGAAGTTCCTGTTGGAGCGGTTATAGTTTATAAGGGACAAATTATTGCAAAGGGTTATAATCAGGTTGAAACTTTGAAAGATGCAACCGCACACGCTGAGATGATAGCATTATCCGCTGCATATAACTATTTCCAAGCCTGGCGACTTGATGGATGTACAATTTATGTGACACTTGAACCGTGTCCAATGTGCGCAGGCGCTATAGTTCTTTCGCGAATTGATAAAGTTGTATTTGGTGCATATGACTTTAAAGCTGGTGCATGTGGGAGTGTTTACAATATAGCTGGTGATGGAAATTTAAATCATAAAGTTGAGGTCATCGGTGGGATAATGGGGGATGAAGCGCAAAGTTTATTAAAAGTTTTTTTTGAAAGGTTGAGAAATAGTGAAATGGGGCGGTTTTAA
- a CDS encoding NADH dehydrogenase subunit A, with translation MLSEYLPILILMIFAFAFASLMVFSNRILGPKKPNPEKLSTYESGMEPIRSARDRFSVKFYLIAMLFIIFDIEVVFLYPWAVTFDKLGVLGYIEMFLFILVLLVGYIYIIKKGALRWE, from the coding sequence ATGTTAAGTGAATATCTTCCAATCCTCATATTAATGATCTTTGCATTTGCTTTTGCCTCGTTAATGGTTTTCTCAAACCGAATCCTTGGACCTAAAAAACCCAACCCTGAAAAACTCTCCACCTATGAAAGCGGGATGGAACCGATACGGAGCGCAAGAGATAGGTTTTCGGTTAAATTTTACCTTATCGCGATGCTTTTTATAATCTTTGATATTGAAGTTGTTTTTCTTTATCCCTGGGCTGTAACTTTTGATAAGCTTGGTGTGTTAGGTTATATAGAAATGTTTCTTTTCATACTTGTTCTTTTGGTTGGTTACATTTACATAATAAAGAAAGGAGCACTGCGATGGGAATAA
- a CDS encoding putative oligopeptide transporter, OPT family translates to MAEIKSGPGLKYKPLVPPEQTMKEFTVRALILGLIMSVVLGAANAYLGLKAGMTIAATYPAAVISMAFLRLFRGTILEENFARTVGSIGESVAAGAIFTIPAFLIAGVWQNFDSPQRYWESSFIMVIGGVIGILFVTLLRRVLVEDPELPFPESVAASEIHKAGQAGGSGAKYLFGAMGIGALIQTLGKFNFFATSWEKFTTFAKTGVRLLSGKGQEITSVSAGGGTLLTAPAVSPAYIGVGFIIGPRLAALNFSGGLLAWGLFVPLLMYFLGPQLEPLVTQEGQPTSWVELAYAIWKFIVRPIAIGGMLLSAIYTLYRMRSSLAIGLKRSISDLKKATTGETTMISRIDQDLSLKWVLPLLIIFAVLTFALYYYFSGMFNASITATIVMIIAGFFFAAVSGYLVGIIGSSNNPVSGLTLSTLIVAALLMVVLGVKGLPGVAAVLGVAAVICVAAAVAGEMFQDLKVGHILGGTPWKMQVGDIIGVFVASFVLYFPLLILHQGDIKAGGTGFGGKALPAPQASLMAMLSKGIVGGEMAWPLIIVGMLMAFGLILLQVRSPMLVCVGMYLPFETTSAIFVGGLIRGITDLIAKRRGFTEEQMSKLENNGTLLASGLIAGEALMGLVFAGLAFYEVKIKPITPTPSYLISLIVIVLIALLLILTPIRYASQTQVKKS, encoded by the coding sequence ATGGCTGAAATTAAAAGTGGTCCTGGTTTAAAGTACAAACCCCTTGTTCCACCAGAACAAACAATGAAAGAATTTACAGTTCGTGCGTTAATTTTAGGGCTTATCATGTCCGTTGTTCTTGGTGCTGCGAATGCATATCTTGGTTTGAAAGCGGGAATGACAATTGCTGCGACATATCCGGCTGCGGTTATAAGCATGGCTTTTTTGAGATTATTTAGGGGCACGATCCTTGAAGAAAATTTTGCAAGGACTGTTGGTTCAATTGGTGAATCAGTTGCAGCTGGGGCTATTTTTACAATTCCTGCTTTTTTAATTGCTGGTGTATGGCAAAATTTTGATTCTCCTCAAAGGTATTGGGAATCCTCATTTATAATGGTTATTGGAGGTGTGATAGGGATATTGTTTGTAACTTTGTTGAGGAGAGTTTTGGTTGAGGATCCGGAATTGCCATTTCCTGAATCGGTTGCTGCTTCTGAGATTCATAAAGCTGGTCAAGCTGGTGGGAGCGGGGCAAAATATCTATTCGGAGCGATGGGGATTGGGGCTTTGATTCAAACACTTGGGAAATTTAATTTCTTTGCGACGAGTTGGGAAAAATTTACGACATTTGCTAAAACTGGAGTAAGATTGTTAAGTGGAAAAGGACAAGAAATAACAAGTGTTTCAGCGGGAGGAGGAACTCTTTTGACTGCCCCAGCTGTGAGCCCTGCTTATATTGGGGTTGGATTTATAATTGGTCCCAGGCTTGCTGCTTTAAACTTTAGCGGTGGCTTGTTGGCTTGGGGATTATTTGTTCCACTTCTTATGTATTTCCTTGGACCTCAACTTGAACCACTTGTAACTCAAGAGGGTCAACCAACTTCGTGGGTTGAGTTAGCGTATGCTATTTGGAAGTTTATCGTTCGTCCGATTGCAATTGGTGGAATGCTTTTGAGCGCAATTTATACACTTTATAGAATGAGGTCAAGCTTAGCAATTGGGTTAAAGCGTTCAATTTCTGATTTAAAGAAAGCAACAACTGGTGAGACGACAATGATTAGTAGAATTGATCAAGATTTGAGTTTAAAATGGGTTTTACCTCTTTTAATAATTTTTGCTGTGTTAACTTTTGCCTTATACTATTATTTTAGCGGAATGTTCAACGCATCAATAACCGCGACGATTGTTATGATAATTGCTGGATTTTTCTTTGCTGCTGTTTCAGGTTATCTTGTTGGAATAATTGGTTCAAGCAATAATCCCGTGAGTGGGCTTACGCTTTCAACTTTAATTGTCGCTGCGCTTTTGATGGTTGTGCTTGGTGTTAAAGGGTTGCCTGGGGTGGCAGCTGTCTTGGGTGTTGCAGCAGTTATATGCGTTGCAGCAGCTGTTGCAGGTGAAATGTTCCAAGATTTGAAAGTTGGACATATCCTCGGTGGAACACCCTGGAAAATGCAAGTTGGAGATATAATTGGCGTCTTTGTTGCTTCTTTTGTTCTTTATTTCCCATTGCTGATTCTTCATCAAGGTGATATAAAAGCAGGGGGTACTGGCTTTGGTGGTAAAGCACTTCCAGCGCCTCAAGCAAGTTTGATGGCAATGCTTTCAAAGGGAATCGTTGGCGGTGAAATGGCATGGCCTCTTATAATTGTTGGAATGCTTATGGCTTTCGGGCTTATACTTTTGCAAGTGAGAAGTCCAATGCTTGTTTGTGTTGGAATGTATCTCCCATTTGAAACAACTTCTGCTATTTTTGTTGGTGGGTTAATAAGAGGAATTACTGATTTAATCGCTAAAAGGCGTGGTTTTACAGAAGAACAGATGTCAAAGCTTGAAAATAATGGTACCCTTTTGGCATCTGGTTTAATTGCTGGTGAGGCTCTTATGGGTTTGGTTTTTGCTGGGCTTGCTTTTTATGAGGTGAAAATAAAACCCATAACTCCAACTCCTTCCTATTTGATTAGTTTAATCGTAATAGTTTTGATAGCCTTGCTTTTGATTTTAACTCCGATAAGATATGCATCGCAAACGCAAGTGAAGAAATCTTAA
- a CDS encoding NADH-quinone oxidoreductase subunit B, which yields MGINTFNIEEQGFLTTKLSEFIRWAQRNSLWPMPLGISCCAIEMMAFAAPKFDVARFGSEFLRFSPRQSDLLIVAGTVTYKMARVVRKIYDQMPDPKWVIAMGVCTSTGGMYRSYAVVQGIDQFLPVDVYVSGCPPRPENLINGLLKIQELIKNGIPPKRDPIFI from the coding sequence ATGGGAATAAATACTTTTAACATTGAGGAACAGGGATTTCTGACAACCAAGTTGAGTGAATTTATCAGGTGGGCTCAGCGAAACTCGCTTTGGCCTATGCCCCTTGGTATTTCTTGCTGTGCCATTGAAATGATGGCTTTTGCTGCCCCGAAATTTGATGTTGCAAGATTCGGCTCTGAATTTTTAAGGTTTTCGCCAAGGCAATCTGATTTACTTATTGTTGCTGGAACGGTAACATATAAGATGGCTCGTGTTGTGAGAAAGATTTACGATCAAATGCCCGATCCCAAATGGGTGATAGCTATGGGCGTTTGTACTTCAACGGGTGGAATGTATAGATCTTACGCTGTAGTCCAAGGAATTGACCAGTTCTTGCCTGTTGATGTTTATGTTTCAGGTTGCCCTCCAAGACCAGAAAATTTGATAAATGGTTTGCTTAAGATTCAAGAACTCATAAAAAACGGAATCCCACCAAAAAGAGACCCGATATTCATTTAA
- a CDS encoding cyclic dehypoxanthinyl futalosine synthase — translation MDKKLLDIYRKVENGERLNFEDGVNLFKSDDLITIGMMADMVRWRLHPEPVVTYIIDRNINYTNICTTECTFCAFYAKVGDTVKGYTLNYETIAKKIEETIQLGGTRILLQGGLNPELGIEFYEELFRWIKRNYPQIWLHALSPEEILHIAEVSRLRVRDVLKRLIDAGLQSIPGGGAEILVDRVREKISPRKCTADEWLGVMYEAHQLGLKTTATMMFGHIETYEDRVQHMLLIRELQDITGGFTSFIPWTFQPRNTKLAENMDNLKERSTGFDYLKTLAISRLMIDNIPTIQVSWVTQGLKIAQIGLKFGADDFGSLLIEENVVSAAGTKHLVTLDQMLKAIKDAGFEPKKRLN, via the coding sequence ATGGACAAAAAATTGCTTGATATATACAGAAAAGTTGAAAACGGGGAGAGGTTAAATTTTGAAGATGGAGTTAATCTCTTTAAATCCGATGATCTAATTACGATTGGAATGATGGCTGATATGGTTAGATGGCGTTTGCATCCAGAACCGGTGGTGACATATATAATTGACAGAAACATAAATTACACAAACATTTGCACAACTGAGTGCACATTTTGTGCCTTTTATGCGAAAGTTGGTGATACAGTTAAAGGATATACGCTTAATTATGAAACTATTGCTAAAAAAATTGAAGAAACAATTCAACTTGGGGGAACGAGAATTCTATTGCAAGGTGGTTTAAACCCCGAGCTTGGGATTGAGTTTTACGAGGAATTATTTAGATGGATAAAGAGAAATTATCCTCAGATATGGCTTCATGCTCTTTCGCCTGAGGAGATTTTACACATTGCTGAAGTTTCAAGGCTAAGGGTTCGTGATGTTTTAAAAAGGTTGATTGACGCAGGTTTACAATCAATCCCTGGTGGAGGAGCTGAAATTTTGGTTGACAGGGTGAGGGAAAAAATTTCGCCCAGGAAATGTACCGCTGATGAATGGCTTGGGGTAATGTATGAAGCACATCAGCTTGGTTTAAAGACGACAGCAACCATGATGTTCGGGCACATTGAGACATATGAGGATAGAGTCCAACATATGCTGTTGATTCGTGAGCTTCAAGATATAACGGGTGGATTTACATCTTTTATACCGTGGACATTTCAGCCAAGGAATACAAAACTTGCGGAGAACATGGATAATTTAAAGGAGAGGTCAACTGGTTTTGATTATCTTAAAACGCTTGCGATATCAAGGTTGATGATTGACAATATTCCAACGATTCAAGTTTCATGGGTTACTCAAGGACTTAAGATAGCACAAATTGGTTTAAAGTTTGGCGCTGATGATTTTGGGAGTTTGCTTATTGAAGAAAATGTCGTGAGCGCAGCTGGGACAAAGCATCTTGTTACACTTGATCAGATGTTGAAAGCAATAAAGGACGCCGGGTTTGAACCAAAAAAGAGATTAAATTGA
- a CDS encoding NADH dehydrogenase subunit D, producing the protein MEEKIEKVIESLGRRNIETELGGDPLGTEMILNVGPQHPATHGVLRLVLKLDGEYIVDAVPELGYLHRGKEKIAENMTFLEFLPHTDRMDYLAPLSNNTAYMLAVEKLFGIEAPKRAQYIRVIVSELSRIASHLVWLGTFAMDVGALTVFMWCFREREKILSIFDLVTGVRFTTSYTRIGGVAQDITDEAIHAIKEFIDNFPKELEQMEKLLNKNRIFIERTDGIGVITKEQAIDIGLSGPNLRAVGVPRDLRKDEPYLVYNELDFDIPVYEEGDCLARYYVRLDEMRESVKIVRQCIEKLPSGPVKADEPKATHPKKERIYTKMEELIHDFILTNFGGTPPVGEVYHAVENPKGELGFYIVSDGTGYPWRLKVRSPSFTNIQALPLMLKGYMIADLVAIIGSIDPVMGEADK; encoded by the coding sequence ATGGAGGAAAAAATAGAAAAAGTAATTGAATCACTTGGAAGAAGAAACATAGAAACAGAACTTGGGGGAGACCCACTTGGGACAGAGATGATTTTAAATGTAGGACCTCAGCACCCAGCAACACATGGGGTTTTACGACTCGTTTTAAAACTTGACGGTGAATACATAGTTGACGCAGTTCCCGAACTTGGTTATCTTCATCGTGGTAAGGAGAAAATAGCGGAAAATATGACATTTCTTGAGTTTTTACCTCATACTGATAGAATGGATTATCTTGCTCCCCTTTCAAACAATACTGCTTATATGCTTGCAGTTGAAAAATTATTTGGGATTGAAGCTCCGAAAAGAGCACAATATATTAGAGTGATTGTTAGCGAGCTATCAAGGATTGCGTCTCATCTTGTGTGGCTTGGAACATTTGCGATGGATGTCGGGGCTTTGACAGTATTTATGTGGTGTTTTAGAGAAAGAGAAAAAATTTTGAGTATATTTGACCTTGTGACAGGAGTGAGATTTACAACAAGTTATACAAGAATCGGCGGAGTTGCTCAAGATATAACTGATGAAGCGATTCATGCAATAAAGGAATTCATTGATAACTTCCCAAAAGAACTTGAACAAATGGAAAAACTTCTTAACAAAAATAGAATTTTTATTGAAAGAACTGATGGGATTGGAGTGATAACGAAAGAGCAAGCGATTGACATAGGGTTAAGTGGTCCAAACTTGAGAGCTGTTGGCGTGCCGAGAGATTTAAGAAAAGATGAACCCTATCTTGTATATAATGAACTTGACTTTGATATTCCAGTTTACGAAGAAGGGGATTGTCTTGCTCGCTATTATGTTCGTCTTGATGAGATGAGAGAAAGTGTTAAAATCGTAAGGCAGTGTATTGAGAAATTACCATCTGGTCCAGTTAAGGCAGATGAGCCAAAGGCAACTCATCCGAAAAAGGAAAGAATTTACACAAAGATGGAAGAGCTAATTCATGATTTTATCCTTACAAACTTTGGTGGGACCCCTCCTGTTGGCGAAGTTTATCATGCTGTTGAAAATCCAAAAGGAGAGCTTGGATTTTACATCGTAAGCGATGGAACAGGGTATCCGTGGAGATTGAAAGTAAGGTCGCCATCTTTCACAAATATTCAAGCATTACCCTTGATGTTAAAAGGTTATATGATAGCTGACCTTGTTGCGATAATTGGAAGTATTGACCCTGTAATGGGAGAGGCGGATAAATAA